From the Aspergillus puulaauensis MK2 DNA, chromosome 1, nearly complete sequence genome, the window TCCACCGGTTTCGGAGTCCGGAGTCATTTTCCTGGATGTTCTCGAACGCAGCGTTGGATCCATCTTCTGACGTCTGGAGATGTGACACGCCATCGGTGGTCTAGGCAATGGGATTACTACCAATGCCTTGATTAATCGTACGGCCGTGGCTTTCAAATCCCGGGTGCCACACTACATTCACACGCCCTCAGATACGTATTGACGTTGTGTCTGTGGCCGAAAATGGCACTGAGCCTATCTTGATGGCCAGACCGGCGGACGTATTCAACACTCATTATTGCCCCTATCCCCACCAGCTGGCTCTGTCTGTTAATCACATTCTATCTACGCCCTAATCATGACTCCAGTTTGTAATTCGCGCTggagctcctccagctccctcGAGCCAATGTTCGACCTTTCCAGCTCCGATACAGATCCGGATTGGGCATTCGAGAACGTATCGCCACCGcttggagacggtgaagacgCACAATATGTCCTTGTTACAGGGGGACTCGGGTATATTGGAAGCCATACCTGCTTGGAGCTCTTAAAGGCAGGATACAATGTCCTGATCGTCGACGATCTGAGCAACAGCCACTACCACGTCTTCCACCAGATACTAAAGGCTGCGCAGGCGCATTACAGCCGTGCTCAGACCGTATGCCCCAAGGCAACACTATCGATCATTGACTGCGGCGACATATCCGCAATGAGGGATCTGGTCAATGCGTATTCCCTAGGACCAACAGCTCCTGGAAAGAGTCGATCCAGGatcatcggcgtcatccACTTCGCTGCCTTCAAGCAGGTGGAGGAGAGCATTCGCAAACCGTTGAAATACTACCAAAACAACATCTCCGGGCTGCTCGGCctcctcagcttcctggaaGAGTACAACATCCGaaccttcatcttctcctcgtccgcCAACGTCTACGGGTCCCAGGCAGCAGCCGGCCAGCTGCTCCGTGAAGAAGACTGTCTCCACGAGGCAGAAACGCCCCATCCCC encodes:
- a CDS encoding NAD-dependent epimerase/dehydratase family protein (COG:M;~EggNog:ENOG410Q2PR;~InterPro:IPR016040,IPR036291,IPR005886;~PFAM:PF01073,PF16363,PF07993,PF01370;~SMCOG1010:NAD-dependent epimerase/dehydratase;~antiSMASH:Cluster_1.4;~go_function: GO:0003978 - UDP-glucose 4-epimerase activity [Evidence IEA];~go_process: GO:0006012 - galactose metabolic process [Evidence IEA]), with amino-acid sequence MTPVCNSRWSSSSSLEPMFDLSSSDTDPDWAFENVSPPLGDGEDAQYVLVTGGLGYIGSHTCLELLKAGYNVLIVDDLSNSHYHVFHQILKAAQAHYSRAQTVCPKATLSIIDCGDISAMRDLVNAYSLGPTAPGKSRSRIIGVIHFAAFKQVEESIRKPLKYYQNNISGLLGLLSFLEEYNIRTFIFSSSANVYGSQAAAGQLLREEDCLHEAETPHPPKSTLSEITNTYGRTKLFGEAILADLARGDPSWGIVALRYFNPIGGDASGLLGEDPKTPSTALAAAMGRVITGQSQKLYIYGNDWNTRDGTPIRDFIHVSDLARGHIAALAAASERGVKENFRTFNLGTGSGYSVLEFLHTLEAVSRKSISYRIVGRRPGDVMSSVANTERAARELGWCTELSLVDACVDLWNYLDKKNLLG